In Trichocoleus desertorum NBK24, the following are encoded in one genomic region:
- a CDS encoding NF038130 family PEP-CTERM protein, which yields MVKNIKRLLVGASVFATVSAIASAPAFAASIVNATVGGNASFLTYTVVNGQTVVDLNNNVQAALDGDSSAPGGNVELFSNSEAGSLYPSTAVNPLSAFSNFLGYNEVKTLDGQLNGKNISFSSLTAVDWLGASNVTSIRTILGSSATVNQKTAAIASLYNSSSLATTWFNTTLTKYGVTPDATKFSTFLLAGGLQRFSDPNISYVNQDEKTGLINIGLAGHFNAAPLLRLDGTIQASELVKVNYNGQASQYLYSYSATNSGLVSKDGTNSHNGNYEVSLQGELPPKPTPESVPEPSLALGLFSLGGMWAAKRKLSKSASA from the coding sequence ATGGTGAAGAATATTAAACGCCTACTCGTTGGAGCCTCCGTGTTCGCAACTGTCAGTGCGATCGCTAGCGCTCCTGCATTCGCAGCATCTATCGTCAACGCAACAGTTGGTGGTAACGCCTCCTTTCTAACTTACACAGTCGTTAACGGACAAACTGTAGTAGACCTAAACAACAATGTGCAGGCAGCATTAGATGGTGATAGCAGTGCTCCAGGCGGCAATGTCGAACTATTTTCTAATAGTGAGGCTGGCTCTCTCTATCCCAGCACAGCAGTAAACCCGTTGAGCGCTTTCAGCAATTTTCTGGGCTACAACGAAGTCAAGACTCTAGACGGCCAACTCAACGGTAAAAACATTAGCTTCAGTAGCTTGACCGCCGTAGATTGGTTGGGAGCCAGTAACGTTACTAGCATCCGCACAATCCTTGGTTCTAGCGCAACTGTTAACCAGAAAACCGCAGCGATCGCTTCGCTCTACAACTCCTCTAGCTTAGCAACAACCTGGTTCAACACTACTTTAACGAAGTATGGAGTTACACCTGACGCAACTAAATTCAGTACCTTTCTCCTAGCTGGAGGGTTGCAAAGATTTAGTGACCCCAACATCTCCTATGTCAATCAAGACGAGAAAACTGGATTGATTAATATTGGTTTAGCTGGACATTTCAATGCCGCACCGCTATTAAGATTAGACGGTACGATTCAAGCCAGTGAGCTAGTTAAAGTGAATTACAATGGACAGGCTAGCCAGTATCTGTATAGCTACAGCGCCACCAACTCTGGCCTCGTCTCCAAAGATGGTACAAATTCTCACAATGGCAACTACGAAGTTTCGCTGCAAGGTGAATTGCCACCCAAGCCAACTCCTGAGTCAGTTCCTGAGCCTTCGCTAGCACTGGGCTTATTCAGTCTTGGTGGAATGTGGGCAGCTAAGCGTAAGTTAAGCAAATCTGCCTCAGCTTAA
- a CDS encoding Ig-like domain-containing protein — translation MSIDINTLFDESFYLATYTDVAVAVAQGIFSSGLDHFSQFGRAEQRNPSPLFNNQFYLQTYPDVAAAVAQGIFSSGLNHFLQFGQFEQRQPSILFDNNFYLATYTDVAAAVTQGIFTSGFEHFLRFGRFEQRNPSTLFNESFYLAHNSDVAGAVSVGAFVSGFDHFSRYGKQEGRDGINTAPVTGNDAFVTNFGTATTFNVLTNDSDKNQDLLSVTGFGSAANGTVTQNNNGTLTYTPNSNFSGVDGFTYTISDGYGGTATGTATITVTPPTSSITPTNGYYGYTTGKFPNLSESSGLVRGAGDFWWTHNDSGNSAAIYAVDNRGKAIGQVNITGATNVDWEEITAGPAPNGRYLFIGDFGNNQNLSVGSRTNQRIYVVNEPSSSAQSASVAMTLPIAYPSGSFDSEAMIFDSDRQELLIITKDLFPTTGQSKIFSRSLDPNNSTLTLVGTFDVSQRTTLSDRLVTGAALSSDRTTFILRTYNTAFLWQRTPGESWSNLFGRQPNMEIPLPSEAQGEAIAFGESNTEFYTTSEQTGLFSRYAYLPIYTGTANNDVIAGNAAVNVIAGQAGSDRLTGGGGADIFLYKASTHGGDTITDFAADDTFHISEAGFGGGLRAGIPLSATTASTGVLVSSAAPTSLGTSANFLYNTSTGILSFDVDGTGAGSAVAIATLTNKPTLTSNQFLITY, via the coding sequence ATGAGCATTGATATTAATACTTTGTTTGACGAGAGCTTTTACTTAGCCACTTATACAGATGTCGCTGTCGCAGTTGCTCAGGGAATTTTCAGTAGTGGTTTAGACCATTTTTCGCAGTTTGGACGAGCCGAGCAACGCAACCCCAGTCCTCTGTTTAACAACCAGTTTTACTTACAAACCTATCCAGATGTTGCCGCAGCAGTCGCGCAAGGAATCTTTAGCAGTGGCCTCAATCACTTTTTGCAATTTGGGCAGTTCGAACAGCGCCAGCCTAGCATCTTGTTCGACAACAACTTCTACTTAGCCACTTATACAGATGTCGCTGCCGCAGTCACGCAAGGTATTTTCACCAGCGGATTCGAGCATTTTCTCCGCTTTGGACGATTTGAACAACGCAACCCTAGCACCCTGTTCAATGAAAGTTTTTACTTAGCCCATAACTCTGATGTGGCTGGAGCTGTGTCGGTTGGCGCTTTTGTTAGCGGGTTTGATCACTTTTCTCGCTATGGCAAACAAGAAGGACGCGACGGCATCAATACTGCGCCAGTTACAGGTAACGATGCTTTCGTCACTAATTTCGGCACCGCTACCACCTTTAATGTGCTAACTAATGACAGTGATAAAAACCAAGATCTCCTGTCTGTGACTGGTTTTGGTTCAGCCGCCAACGGCACTGTCACGCAGAATAATAACGGCACGTTGACTTATACCCCCAACTCCAACTTCAGCGGTGTGGATGGCTTCACTTATACGATCAGCGATGGCTATGGAGGGACAGCGACAGGCACCGCCACCATTACCGTGACCCCTCCCACTTCTTCCATTACACCGACTAACGGCTACTACGGTTACACAACTGGCAAGTTTCCTAACCTTAGTGAGTCTTCGGGGTTAGTACGGGGTGCGGGAGATTTTTGGTGGACCCACAATGATTCGGGCAATAGTGCGGCTATCTATGCAGTAGACAACAGAGGCAAAGCGATCGGCCAAGTCAATATTACCGGAGCCACTAACGTTGACTGGGAAGAGATCACCGCTGGACCTGCTCCAAATGGTAGGTATCTATTTATTGGCGACTTCGGCAACAACCAAAATTTAAGTGTAGGTTCACGCACCAACCAGAGGATCTATGTAGTAAATGAACCGAGTTCTAGCGCTCAGTCAGCTAGTGTAGCAATGACATTGCCGATCGCCTATCCCAGTGGTTCCTTTGATAGCGAGGCCATGATTTTTGACTCAGATAGACAAGAGCTGTTAATTATCACTAAGGATTTATTCCCCACCACTGGGCAAAGCAAGATTTTTAGTCGCAGCTTAGATCCCAATAACTCAACTCTCACCTTAGTAGGCACCTTCGACGTTTCTCAAAGAACAACCTTAAGCGATCGCTTGGTCACAGGTGCAGCGTTGAGCAGCGATCGCACCACCTTTATTCTGCGCACATACAACACCGCTTTTCTATGGCAGCGCACTCCTGGCGAGTCATGGAGTAACTTGTTTGGGCGACAACCAAATATGGAAATCCCCTTGCCCAGCGAAGCTCAGGGAGAAGCGATCGCCTTTGGCGAGAGTAATACAGAGTTCTATACCACGAGCGAACAAACAGGTCTGTTCAGCCGCTATGCCTACTTACCCATCTATACAGGCACAGCCAACAACGATGTAATTGCGGGAAATGCAGCAGTAAACGTGATTGCAGGTCAAGCAGGCAGCGATCGCCTTACAGGTGGAGGGGGAGCCGATATTTTCCTCTACAAAGCCTCGACCCACGGTGGAGATACAATCACTGACTTTGCGGCTGATGACACGTTCCATATCTCGGAAGCAGGGTTTGGGGGCGGTTTACGAGCAGGGATTCCTCTCAGTGCTACTACCGCTTCCACCGGAGTTCTTGTGAGTAGTGCTGCACCCACGTCACTTGGCACCAGCGCTAACTTCCTCTACAACACCAGTACTGGAATTCTCAGCTTTGATGTAGATGGCACGGGTGCTGGCTCAGCCGTGGCGATCGCAACTTTAACTAACAAACCAACCCTTACCTCTAACCAGTTCCTGATTACTTACTAA
- a CDS encoding LL-diaminopimelate aminotransferase: MQFAKRLSPLQSNVFADMDQAKARARAAGRDLIDLSLGSSDLPTAEHVVEAIAQSLSDTSTHGYLLFHGTQAFRQAAATWYQQKFGIAVDPETEVLPLVGSQEGTAHLPLAVLDPGDFALLLDPGYPSHAGGVYLASGQIYPMPVLAENNFLPVFADIPAPVLAQSRMMVLSYPHNPTAAIAPFSFFQEAVAFCQQHNLVLVHDFPYADLVFDGTALPSVLQADPDKSVSIEFFTLSKSYNMGGFRIGYAIGNAELIRALRQVKAAVDFNQYRGILNGAIAALTGPQESIQVTVETFRQRRNAFVTALNRIGWHVPMPTATMYVWAKLPERWSQSSMEFCTQMVEATGVAASPGAGFGKSGEGYVRFALVHEPAILETAVTRIADFLSTQ; encoded by the coding sequence ATGCAATTTGCCAAGCGTCTGTCGCCCCTTCAATCCAATGTGTTTGCTGATATGGATCAGGCGAAAGCTAGAGCCAGAGCAGCAGGCCGAGACTTGATTGACTTGTCGCTTGGCTCCTCTGATTTACCTACGGCTGAGCATGTAGTCGAGGCGATCGCTCAGTCCCTCTCAGATACCAGTACCCACGGTTATTTGCTGTTTCATGGCACTCAAGCTTTCCGCCAAGCCGCAGCTACCTGGTATCAACAAAAGTTTGGTATAGCCGTTGACCCAGAAACCGAAGTTTTACCCCTAGTTGGCTCTCAAGAAGGCACCGCTCATTTACCTTTAGCAGTGCTCGATCCCGGAGATTTTGCGCTCCTACTAGATCCGGGTTATCCCTCTCATGCAGGGGGAGTTTATTTAGCCAGTGGGCAAATTTATCCCATGCCTGTGCTAGCTGAAAACAACTTTTTGCCTGTTTTTGCAGATATCCCTGCTCCAGTTTTGGCTCAGTCTCGCATGATGGTGTTGAGCTATCCTCATAACCCCACTGCCGCGATCGCGCCCTTCTCATTTTTCCAAGAAGCAGTCGCCTTCTGCCAACAGCACAACCTGGTTTTAGTACATGACTTTCCCTACGCTGACCTAGTGTTTGATGGGACAGCTTTACCCTCCGTACTCCAAGCTGACCCAGACAAGAGCGTATCTATCGAATTTTTTACCCTTTCCAAGTCCTACAACATGGGTGGATTTCGGATTGGGTATGCGATCGGCAATGCTGAGCTGATTCGGGCTTTACGTCAGGTGAAGGCTGCTGTAGACTTCAACCAATATCGAGGCATCTTGAATGGGGCGATCGCTGCTCTCACAGGCCCTCAGGAAAGTATTCAAGTCACTGTAGAAACCTTTCGGCAGAGACGCAATGCTTTTGTGACGGCTCTCAATCGCATTGGCTGGCATGTACCTATGCCCACTGCCACGATGTATGTATGGGCCAAACTACCTGAGCGCTGGAGCCAAAGTTCGATGGAGTTCTGCACCCAGATGGTTGAGGCTACAGGAGTTGCTGCCTCTCCTGGTGCAGGCTTTGGTAAATCAGGTGAAGGCTATGTACGATTTGCTTTAGTTCACGAGCCAGCGATTTTAGAAACTGCTGTTACGAGAATCGCTGATTTTTTAAGTACACAGTAA
- a CDS encoding co-chaperone YbbN, with protein sequence MTGSVITISDAEFAATALEPTSKLVVIYFWAPWCGPCRLTAPLMDWAATHYSDRLKVVKMEIDPNPETVAKYQVQGVPALILLRDGEVVASIEGAIGKQKLIDLLETHLPK encoded by the coding sequence ATGACTGGCAGTGTAATTACTATTTCAGACGCTGAGTTTGCAGCAACCGCTCTTGAGCCGACTAGCAAACTTGTGGTCATTTACTTTTGGGCTCCTTGGTGTGGGCCTTGCCGACTCACGGCTCCTTTGATGGATTGGGCAGCGACTCACTACAGCGATCGCCTCAAAGTTGTCAAAATGGAAATAGATCCCAATCCTGAGACCGTGGCGAAGTATCAAGTTCAGGGAGTACCCGCGTTAATCCTTCTTAGAGATGGGGAAGTCGTGGCTTCAATTGAGGGAGCCATTGGCAAACAAAAGCTGATTGACTTGCTCGAAACTCACTTGCCCAAGTAG
- a CDS encoding PspA/IM30 family protein, with product MGLFDRISRVVRSNVNDMVSKAEDPEKILEQSILDMQEDLVQLRQAVASAIASQKRSQQQYNQAQTESNNWQQRAQLALQKGDENLAREALMRRKTFAETATTLKTQLDQQSGQVDTLKRSLIGLESKISEAKTKKDMLKARAAAAKANEQLQGVVGNLSTGSAMGAFERMEEKVLQMEARSQAVAELAGADLESQFARLESGSDVDDELAAMKAQLIGGASPEQKTLPASSPSATAPKDAAVDAELEDLKKQLDTL from the coding sequence ATGGGATTATTCGACCGCATTAGCCGAGTAGTCAGATCCAACGTCAACGACATGGTCAGCAAGGCGGAAGATCCAGAGAAGATTCTGGAGCAGTCTATTCTGGACATGCAAGAAGACTTGGTGCAGTTGCGTCAAGCCGTTGCCAGTGCGATCGCCAGCCAAAAGCGCAGTCAGCAACAATACAACCAGGCTCAAACCGAATCTAATAACTGGCAGCAACGCGCTCAATTAGCACTACAAAAGGGCGATGAGAATTTAGCCCGTGAAGCGCTGATGCGTCGCAAAACTTTCGCTGAAACTGCTACGACTCTCAAGACTCAACTCGATCAACAAAGTGGTCAAGTTGACACCTTGAAGCGGAGTCTGATTGGCTTAGAAAGCAAGATTTCTGAGGCGAAGACCAAGAAAGACATGCTCAAGGCTCGTGCTGCGGCTGCAAAAGCTAATGAGCAATTGCAAGGTGTGGTCGGCAATCTCAGCACTGGTAGTGCAATGGGTGCCTTTGAGCGTATGGAAGAAAAAGTGCTTCAAATGGAGGCTCGCTCTCAAGCCGTCGCTGAGTTAGCAGGCGCTGACTTAGAAAGCCAATTTGCTAGGTTAGAGTCTGGTAGTGATGTTGATGACGAGCTTGCCGCAATGAAGGCTCAGTTAATTGGTGGTGCTTCACCTGAGCAGAAAACACTACCTGCATCTAGCCCATCCGCTACTGCACCAAAAGATGCAGCCGTTGATGCTGAATTGGAAGACTTGAAAAAGCAGTTAGACACTCTGTAG
- a CDS encoding nuclear transport factor 2 family protein has protein sequence MTDEQAVLAANQAFYRAFERKDMAAMQAVWSKGTGSLCIHPGRLALRGWEAIGGSWEKIFKNTSYLEIEVEVISSEVNGAIAYVVVLEKLFQVVGSQRVQAQSMATNIFECMAQEWYLVHHHGSPLAR, from the coding sequence ATGACTGACGAGCAGGCGGTATTAGCAGCCAATCAAGCTTTTTACCGAGCTTTTGAACGGAAAGATATGGCAGCAATGCAGGCAGTGTGGTCTAAAGGCACAGGGAGCCTCTGCATTCATCCAGGACGACTAGCTCTACGAGGTTGGGAGGCCATTGGTGGTTCTTGGGAGAAAATTTTCAAAAACACTAGCTATCTCGAAATTGAGGTGGAGGTGATTAGCAGCGAGGTCAACGGCGCGATCGCGTATGTCGTGGTACTCGAAAAGTTATTTCAGGTAGTCGGCAGCCAGAGAGTTCAGGCTCAATCAATGGCAACTAACATCTTTGAGTGCATGGCCCAGGAATGGTATTTGGTGCATCACCACGGCAGCCCCCTAGCTCGCTAG
- a CDS encoding response regulator transcription factor yields the protein MNKIAILDDDEHWCFSVQRFLRGNFEVSTFHSINELIPKISQYDLVIVDFSIPPTQYQENIDGCGIIQRIKQGLSHPPILVLATAFISKNSLELGRQLCPEADFFIAKDAGLEFILTTVKELLKTQSSYYSSSFNAEFTSIA from the coding sequence ATGAACAAAATTGCCATACTAGATGACGACGAGCACTGGTGTTTTTCAGTGCAGCGATTCCTTAGGGGTAATTTTGAAGTTTCTACTTTTCACTCAATTAATGAGCTGATTCCTAAAATCTCTCAATATGATCTGGTGATTGTGGATTTCTCAATTCCACCTACCCAATATCAAGAAAACATTGATGGCTGCGGAATTATTCAACGAATTAAACAGGGATTAAGCCACCCACCCATTTTGGTTCTTGCTACTGCATTCATCAGCAAAAACAGTCTGGAATTAGGCCGACAGCTTTGCCCAGAGGCAGATTTTTTTATCGCTAAGGATGCTGGCCTAGAATTTATCCTGACAACGGTCAAAGAGTTACTGAAAACTCAAAGCTCTTATTACTCATCCAGCTTCAATGCTGAATTTACTTCAATCGCCTAA
- the moaC gene encoding cyclic pyranopterin monophosphate synthase MoaC codes for MTQPFFPESPNSAASQPLSHLDSAGQAQMVDVSTKKTTVRQAIAVGQVRMRPDTLAAIQAGNAPKGDVVSTARLAGIMAAKQTAQLIPLCHPLPLHKVEVWLTPDPQLPGYQIRAEVKTKAETGVEMEALTAVSVTALTLYDMAKALEKSIQIESIRLLSKTGGKSGDYQAEVVGSETQI; via the coding sequence ATGACACAACCATTTTTCCCTGAAAGCCCAAATTCAGCCGCTAGTCAGCCATTGAGCCATTTGGACTCAGCAGGACAGGCTCAGATGGTAGATGTTTCTACTAAAAAGACAACAGTCCGCCAAGCGATCGCGGTGGGCCAAGTCCGCATGCGTCCCGACACGCTGGCAGCAATCCAAGCGGGTAATGCGCCTAAGGGAGATGTAGTGAGCACAGCCCGACTAGCGGGGATTATGGCCGCTAAGCAAACTGCGCAATTGATTCCGCTCTGCCATCCTCTACCCCTACATAAAGTCGAAGTTTGGCTTACGCCTGACCCTCAGCTACCCGGTTATCAAATTCGGGCAGAGGTCAAAACCAAAGCCGAAACGGGAGTAGAAATGGAAGCCTTAACCGCTGTCTCCGTCACAGCCTTGACTCTCTACGACATGGCTAAAGCTTTGGAAAAATCGATCCAAATTGAGTCAATTCGTTTATTGAGTAAAACTGGGGGTAAATCAGGAGACTACCAAGCCGAGGTTGTAGGTAGTGAGACGCAGATCTAA
- a CDS encoding MFS transporter: MKAFTDLAPEPRRNLLVLFATGLLFWCSLASLLPTLPLYVQEIGGTSQQIGIVMGAFAIGLLLSRAWLGNLADKRTRKVVLLIGMAVVAIAPLGYLFVPSIPLLIAVRAFHGISIAAFGTAYSALSVDLSPQKSRGELVGYMSLVNPIGVALGPAIGGLIQAAVGYIPLFLLSALLGFVGLLSAVQVREPNRPVVDENSISSHSSNQFWRLLLSPRIRIPALVMLLIGLAFGTLSTFVPLYIAEAKVDLNAGFFYTAAAIASFGIRLVTGRASDRYGRGLFISMSLVFYSLSMLLLWTANSAQVFLIAGFIEGAGAGTLIPMMVALMADRSHPQERAKVLALCVSGFDVGIAIAGPIFGSVAEQVGYRSLFGFCAILSFAGLLVFATLSSKNLAYSFKFASGRGRDLYAVEQTPQNS; encoded by the coding sequence TTGAAAGCTTTTACAGATTTAGCACCTGAGCCTCGCCGCAACTTATTAGTTTTGTTTGCCACCGGGCTCCTATTTTGGTGTAGTTTGGCTTCTTTGCTGCCAACACTGCCACTCTATGTGCAAGAGATCGGTGGTACTAGTCAACAAATTGGCATTGTGATGGGAGCCTTTGCCATTGGCTTGCTGTTGTCTCGCGCTTGGCTCGGAAATTTAGCCGATAAACGCACTCGCAAGGTTGTTTTGTTGATTGGCATGGCCGTTGTGGCGATCGCTCCCCTCGGCTATTTGTTCGTCCCTTCCATCCCACTGTTGATTGCAGTTCGAGCCTTTCATGGCATCAGCATTGCGGCTTTTGGGACGGCCTATAGCGCTTTAAGCGTTGATCTTTCGCCACAGAAAAGTCGTGGTGAGTTAGTGGGCTATATGAGCTTGGTGAACCCCATCGGTGTAGCACTCGGCCCTGCTATAGGTGGGTTAATCCAAGCAGCGGTAGGGTATATCCCTTTATTCCTCTTATCGGCTCTACTGGGTTTTGTTGGTCTACTCAGCGCAGTGCAGGTCCGCGAACCGAATCGCCCCGTCGTTGATGAAAACTCTATATCCAGTCATTCATCCAATCAGTTTTGGCGTTTACTACTTAGTCCTCGAATTCGCATCCCAGCGTTAGTGATGCTGCTGATTGGTCTGGCATTTGGAACGCTAAGCACTTTTGTGCCGCTGTATATTGCTGAGGCTAAAGTTGACTTAAATGCTGGGTTCTTTTACACGGCTGCTGCGATCGCCAGCTTTGGAATTCGTCTCGTCACAGGTCGAGCTTCCGATCGCTATGGACGTGGACTATTTATCAGTATGAGCCTTGTTTTTTACTCACTGTCCATGCTGTTGCTATGGACTGCAAATAGCGCTCAGGTTTTCTTAATTGCGGGTTTTATAGAAGGTGCTGGGGCAGGCACACTGATTCCGATGATGGTGGCCCTGATGGCAGATCGATCTCATCCACAAGAGCGGGCTAAAGTTTTAGCGCTCTGTGTGAGTGGCTTTGATGTTGGGATTGCGATCGCTGGCCCCATTTTCGGTTCTGTGGCCGAACAGGTTGGGTACCGGAGCTTATTCGGCTTTTGTGCTATTCTCTCGTTTGCAGGTTTACTCGTTTTCGCCACTCTATCTAGCAAAAACCTAGCCTACTCATTCAAATTCGCTTCGGGTCGAGGTCGCGATCTTTATGCAGTTGAGCAAACGCCCCAAAATAGTTAG
- a CDS encoding alpha/beta fold hydrolase, which yields MTNPHILTVTLPFEQLDLSSQPAAYLEVGTGPTLLLLHGFLGTGACWLPLMEKLRSHYRCISLDLLGFGESGKPAIRYDIATEIAFVRQVVEALGLGSCYIMGHSFGGWVAAAYALQYPDAVNGLVLAAAAGIRDDSFCGRYDHLRPLLWPVPVVDWGLRLVKPLAGLVGQQAAIAQLSWFRQELKAQPAARSFLLDRLRPEDAIDTVEQQIHQLQVPTLVITGDRDETIPLWHSKTYATEIPKAQLSIIPEADHALPQKYFNEMAELVLQFFANPTDAIPSSPSTCSGLSD from the coding sequence TTGACTAACCCACACATCCTGACCGTAACTCTACCGTTTGAGCAACTTGATCTCAGTTCTCAGCCAGCGGCCTACTTGGAAGTGGGCACTGGTCCGACGCTGCTGCTGTTACATGGGTTTCTGGGTACAGGAGCTTGTTGGTTGCCTCTGATGGAGAAGCTGCGATCGCACTATCGCTGCATCAGCTTAGATTTACTGGGCTTTGGAGAATCGGGTAAGCCTGCCATTCGCTACGACATTGCGACAGAAATTGCTTTTGTGCGACAGGTGGTGGAAGCGCTGGGTTTAGGTTCTTGTTACATCATGGGGCATTCGTTCGGCGGCTGGGTGGCAGCGGCTTACGCCTTGCAGTATCCCGATGCAGTGAACGGTCTGGTTCTAGCAGCGGCAGCTGGAATTCGAGACGATAGCTTTTGTGGTCGCTACGATCATTTGCGTCCGCTGTTATGGCCTGTGCCTGTGGTTGACTGGGGCCTACGTTTAGTTAAACCGCTGGCGGGGTTAGTAGGCCAGCAAGCAGCGATCGCGCAACTTAGCTGGTTTCGTCAGGAACTGAAAGCTCAACCTGCGGCTCGTTCCTTTCTCTTAGATCGCCTGCGACCAGAAGATGCGATCGATACAGTGGAGCAACAGATTCATCAGTTGCAAGTGCCCACGTTAGTCATTACAGGCGATCGCGACGAGACTATCCCGTTGTGGCATAGCAAAACCTATGCGACGGAAATTCCAAAAGCTCAGCTGTCGATTATCCCGGAGGCTGACCACGCTTTGCCCCAAAAATACTTCAATGAAATGGCAGAGTTAGTATTGCAGTTTTTTGCTAACCCAACTGATGCCATTCCTTCGAGCCCCTCTACGTGTTCCGGTTTGAGTGACTGA
- a CDS encoding iron uptake porin has product MTAISFCRSLLVSPLVFGLVTAVEASTIASEVLASMQASGDISVAQLVQPSTDVAELVEEGSLDQVTSVSQLSDVQPTDWAFQALQSLVERYGCIAGYPDGTYRGNRALTRYEFAAGVNACLDRVNELIAAGTADLVSKEDLATLQRLQEEFSAELATLRGRVDALEARTAELEANQFSTTTKLEGEAVFAVAGIAAGDNALGQEADRSTALGHRTRLNLETSFTGRDLLRTRLQAEGLEALSSTTLTPEGDLAFAGESDNDVGLDALLYSFPVGESTEVVLAANSGAADDFASTVNFLDGDGATGALSAFGTRHPIYYLVEGAGLGIRHEFGDALELSLGYLASDAAEPSEKSGLFDGAYGALAQLLFKPSDRLNVGLTFVHSYNRETGTGSNLANPQAFLSSAFEESSLGNNDNLEGLTSTIPIISNSFGVELSWQLSQKFVLGGWAGYTFNRTLSSVGGLFERGDFETVNWAVTLAFPDLGKEGNLAGIIVGMEPKVVNADIRTTPAALALAANLPAGITGSFGEDRDTSLHLEAFYQYQVNDNISITPGIIWLTAPDHNSANDDIVIGTIRTTFAF; this is encoded by the coding sequence ATGACTGCAATTTCTTTCTGTCGTTCTTTACTGGTCTCTCCGCTGGTTTTCGGGCTTGTAACGGCGGTTGAGGCTTCTACGATCGCGAGCGAAGTTCTGGCAAGTATGCAGGCTAGTGGAGATATTTCAGTTGCTCAACTCGTCCAACCATCAACAGATGTAGCTGAATTAGTCGAAGAAGGTTCTCTTGACCAAGTAACCTCTGTCTCTCAGTTATCTGATGTTCAACCTACTGACTGGGCTTTTCAGGCACTGCAATCCTTAGTGGAGCGCTATGGCTGTATTGCTGGCTATCCTGATGGAACCTATCGGGGTAATCGAGCTTTAACGCGCTATGAGTTTGCCGCAGGGGTGAATGCTTGCTTAGATCGAGTCAATGAACTAATTGCAGCAGGTACCGCTGACCTAGTTAGCAAAGAAGATTTAGCAACGTTGCAGCGGCTTCAAGAAGAGTTTTCTGCGGAACTCGCTACTTTAAGAGGTCGAGTGGATGCTTTAGAGGCTCGAACTGCTGAACTGGAAGCTAACCAATTTTCGACGACCACTAAGCTGGAGGGAGAAGCAGTTTTTGCTGTCGCAGGGATTGCTGCGGGTGATAATGCGTTGGGGCAAGAAGCAGATAGAAGCACAGCACTGGGGCACCGCACACGGTTAAATCTAGAAACAAGCTTTACAGGACGCGATTTACTTAGAACTCGACTGCAAGCTGAAGGTCTGGAAGCTTTATCGAGTACAACGTTAACGCCAGAGGGAGATTTAGCATTTGCAGGAGAATCTGACAACGATGTTGGTCTTGATGCCTTGTTGTATAGCTTCCCCGTAGGAGAGAGCACTGAAGTTGTGCTGGCTGCTAACTCTGGAGCAGCTGATGACTTTGCTAGTACCGTGAACTTTTTGGATGGAGATGGTGCGACGGGAGCTTTGTCTGCGTTTGGAACGCGCCACCCCATTTACTACTTAGTTGAAGGAGCAGGCTTAGGCATTAGACATGAGTTTGGTGATGCTCTGGAATTAAGTCTGGGCTACTTGGCAAGTGATGCCGCAGAACCAAGCGAAAAGAGTGGTTTATTTGATGGTGCCTATGGTGCGTTGGCGCAGCTTCTATTCAAGCCTAGCGATCGCCTGAATGTAGGTCTGACTTTTGTACATTCATACAATCGGGAAACTGGAACTGGTAGTAACCTCGCTAACCCTCAAGCTTTCCTGAGCAGTGCGTTTGAAGAGTCTTCTCTCGGCAATAACGATAACTTAGAAGGTCTAACCAGCACGATTCCTATTATTAGCAACTCGTTCGGGGTCGAACTTTCTTGGCAACTGAGTCAGAAATTCGTTCTGGGTGGTTGGGCAGGATACACTTTCAATCGCACGCTCAGTTCTGTCGGTGGACTATTTGAGCGGGGCGACTTTGAAACTGTCAACTGGGCTGTGACCCTTGCTTTCCCCGACTTAGGGAAGGAAGGCAATCTAGCAGGGATTATTGTTGGGATGGAGCCTAAAGTGGTTAATGCAGATATCAGAACAACCCCGGCGGCTCTAGCCCTAGCTGCGAACTTACCTGCTGGAATCACAGGCTCATTTGGGGAAGATCGAGATACTTCACTTCATCTAGAAGCCTTTTACCAGTATCAAGTTAATGACAATATTTCCATCACTCCAGGCATCATCTGGCTAACTGCACCTGATCATAACAGTGCCAACGATGACATTGTGATCGGTACGATTCGGACAACCTTTGCCTTTTAA